The following are from one region of the Carnobacterium gallinarum DSM 4847 genome:
- a CDS encoding antirestriction protein ArdA, whose product MDMKVYIANLGKYNEGELVGAWFTPPIDFDDVKERIGINDIYEEYAIHDYELPFDIKEFTSIDEINHLCALIQEIEGTSIYNNLNEIQNYWFSSLEDLIEHADDIICYSDCDSMADVARYYVEEVGSLGEIPSQLQNYIDYDAFGRDLSISGNFLETSNGIFEYC is encoded by the coding sequence ATGGATATGAAGGTTTACATTGCTAATCTTGGTAAATATAATGAGGGTGAGTTAGTGGGTGCATGGTTTACTCCACCTATTGATTTTGATGATGTGAAAGAGCGTATTGGCATAAATGATATCTATGAGGAGTATGCAATTCATGATTATGAATTACCTTTTGATATTAAAGAATTTACTTCTATAGATGAAATTAACCATCTGTGTGCGTTAATTCAAGAAATAGAAGGAACATCAATTTATAATAATTTAAATGAAATTCAAAATTATTGGTTTAGTAGTCTGGAAGATTTAATTGAGCATGCGGATGATATTATCTGTTATTCAGATTGTGACTCCATGGCAGATGTAGCTAGGTATTATGTTGAAGAAGTTGGTAGCTTAGGAGAAATCCCTAGTCAACTCCAAAACTATATTGATTATGATGCTTTTGGACGTGACCTTTCTATTAGTGGTAATTTTTTAGAAACGTCTAATGGTATTTTTGAATATTGTTGA
- the mobT gene encoding MobT family relaxase, translating to MGGIYLNDESSWMKELKTKRMAYGLSQNKLALSANITRPYLSDIENGKVSPTQQVKERLLSALTLFNPDNPLEMLFDYVRIRFPTSDVQRVIESILRVDIDYMLHEDFAFYGYQEHYRFGDIVVMTSYDDMKGILLELKGKGCRQFENFLLAQHRSWYDFFRICREEKAVFKRVDLAINDKVGILDIPELARKCKQEECISVFRSFKNYRSGELVHSNEKPNRGNTLYLGSLKSEIYFCIYEKDYEQYVKNNIPIEEAVVKNRFEIRLKNERASHAIDDLLTHNNVEQTTFDIINRYLRFVDKDKTKRRSDWKTNEKWLWFIGSNRGALRLTTQPEPYTFEKTLNWLRRQVAPTLKVAQLLDSLNQTKIVDNMIHGAELTERHEKLIEQLSVPIKDIIL from the coding sequence ATTGGAGGGATATATTTGAATGATGAAAGTTCTTGGATGAAAGAGCTTAAAACAAAAAGAATGGCTTATGGTCTTTCTCAAAATAAGCTTGCTCTCTCTGCTAATATCACTAGACCTTATTTAAGTGATATTGAAAATGGAAAAGTAAGTCCTACGCAACAAGTTAAAGAAAGATTGCTAAGTGCTTTAACCTTATTTAATCCTGATAATCCTTTAGAAATGCTATTTGATTATGTTCGTATTCGGTTTCCTACGAGTGATGTTCAGCGTGTCATTGAATCTATTTTACGGGTAGACATAGACTATATGCTTCATGAAGACTTTGCTTTTTATGGATATCAAGAACATTATCGTTTTGGAGATATCGTTGTTATGACTTCTTATGATGATATGAAGGGAATTTTATTAGAACTAAAAGGTAAAGGTTGTCGTCAATTTGAAAATTTTCTACTTGCGCAACATCGTAGTTGGTATGACTTCTTTCGTATCTGCCGAGAAGAAAAGGCTGTATTTAAACGTGTAGACTTAGCTATTAATGATAAAGTTGGTATCTTAGATATTCCTGAACTAGCTCGTAAATGCAAACAAGAAGAGTGTATATCTGTCTTTCGTAGTTTCAAAAATTATCGTTCAGGAGAGCTTGTTCATAGTAATGAAAAACCTAATAGAGGGAATACTCTTTACTTAGGTTCGCTTAAAAGTGAAATTTATTTTTGCATTTATGAAAAAGACTATGAGCAATATGTTAAGAACAACATTCCTATAGAAGAAGCTGTAGTTAAAAATCGATTTGAAATTCGATTGAAAAATGAGCGAGCTAGTCATGCTATTGATGACCTGCTTACTCATAATAATGTTGAACAAACTACCTTCGATATTATTAATCGTTACTTGCGTTTTGTAGATAAAGATAAAACCAAGCGTCGTTCAGATTGGAAAACAAATGAAAAATGGTTATGGTTTATTGGTTCTAATCGTGGTGCATTGCGTCTAACTACCCAACCAGAGCCTTATACTTTTGAGAAAACTTTAAATTGGTTACGCAGGCAGGTAGCACCTACTTTAAAAGTTGCCCAATTGTTAGATTCATTAAATCAAACTAAGATTGTTGATAACATGATTCATGGAGCTGAACTCACAGAACGACATGAAAAGTTAATAGAACAATTATCGGTACCCATAAAGGATATTATTCTATGA